The Gammaproteobacteria bacterium genome includes a region encoding these proteins:
- the rsmI gene encoding 16S rRNA (cytidine(1402)-2'-O)-methyltransferase produces MRRGILYIVATPIGNLEDFSARARRILGDVDLILAEDTRHSRRLLQHFGIATPVKAYHDHNERQLAPTLVEKLLRGTNIALISDAGMPLISDPGYHLVRAAHRSGAAVVSVPGPCALVSALSIAGSPADRFVFEGYLPSRASTRQRHLETLRNESRTMVFYEAPHRVLGCLKDMADCFGPERPAAIARELTKQYENVHCDSLGSLLEWLKEDTKRRKGEFVLIVEGAVKAAESVDNAQWVLEVLLRALPLKQAVLLAEEITRLKKNDLYALALKLKRNH; encoded by the coding sequence ATCAGACGTGGAATCCTTTACATCGTGGCAACGCCAATTGGGAACCTCGAAGACTTTAGTGCGAGGGCAAGGCGGATTTTAGGTGACGTTGATTTGATCCTGGCAGAAGACACGCGGCACAGTCGGCGCTTACTGCAGCACTTTGGGATAGCCACCCCGGTTAAGGCCTACCATGATCACAATGAACGTCAACTCGCACCGACATTGGTAGAGAAACTCCTGCGAGGCACCAACATTGCCTTGATATCGGATGCGGGCATGCCACTCATTAGTGATCCCGGTTACCACTTGGTCCGGGCCGCACATCGATCGGGTGCAGCGGTGGTTTCGGTGCCCGGGCCGTGTGCCTTGGTGAGTGCATTATCGATTGCGGGATCCCCGGCCGATCGGTTCGTTTTTGAAGGGTATCTGCCATCTAGGGCGTCTACCAGGCAGAGGCATCTGGAAACCTTGCGTAATGAGTCACGTACGATGGTGTTCTATGAAGCACCGCACCGGGTTCTCGGCTGTTTGAAAGACATGGCCGATTGTTTTGGTCCAGAGCGCCCTGCAGCGATCGCACGCGAATTAACCAAGCAATATGAAAATGTGCACTGTGACTCCCTAGGAAGCCTGCTTGAATGGTTGAAAGAAGACACGAAACGAAGGAAAGGGGAGTTTGTATTAATTGTGGAAGGTGCTGTGAAAGCAGCCGAGTCGGTCGATAACGCCCAGTGGGTGTTGGAAGTGTTATTGCGTGCCTTGCCTTTGAAACAGGCTGTGTTGCTGGCAGAAGAGATCACGCGTTTGAAGAAGAATGATCTGTATGCGCTCGCGCTCAAGTTAAAGCGGAATCACTAA
- a CDS encoding penicillin-binding protein activator, with protein sequence MLARPLYLLVLPILVLSGCTQFPQGVDEKRPDEDARARQFAEAGNYDAAANEYLRLAARANPPRKLSYQLQAAEAFLNAEQYEKGHQILDALDLDGADAQPITQKNVLLARVALADGRPGEALNILRAEPPPDTPGTLQLSIHQLRAAAYEETSAPLEAARERSMLDLWLTDSTEIQKNHEKLWEDINNVKVPVLQQSRSEPPDVLSGWIELAIITQTQLHDPSTFKQQVAEWASRYPGHPATQTTVPKLVTSSEQLHTRPRQIALLLPFTGQFSQAAAAVRDGFLAAWYVDSTAEAKPIVMVYDASAFNVRVAYQRALEQGADFVVGPLEKNAVAALVDSGPLPVTTLALNRYEGNSQAAQGDPLGPAIPRLLQFGLSPEDEARQVAERTWFDGHVMALVITPEGDWGDRVFSAFSDHWQELGGKVVEHEVYVSEASDLSAPIKRLLNVDSSDSRIKSINNTLKQNMKSESRRRQDVDFVFMAAVPRKGRQICPQLRFHHAADVPIYSTSHIFSGTTDRRADNDMNGVAFPDMPWVLDPAHSHSDLQTSLANNWTQEMTRYKRLYALGIDSYRVIPHLGKLAVQRFARFEGETGSLQMDKKGRIHRQLIWAQFVRGEPQLLDVGAPE encoded by the coding sequence ATGTTAGCTCGCCCGTTGTATCTTCTCGTCTTGCCGATCCTGGTGCTCTCAGGTTGCACCCAATTTCCGCAAGGCGTGGATGAAAAGCGGCCCGATGAAGACGCGCGGGCACGCCAGTTCGCTGAGGCTGGAAATTATGACGCTGCGGCAAATGAATATCTGCGACTCGCTGCACGAGCCAACCCACCACGAAAGCTGAGCTACCAATTGCAGGCCGCTGAGGCGTTTCTGAACGCCGAACAATATGAGAAGGGCCACCAGATATTGGACGCTCTGGACCTCGACGGAGCCGATGCACAACCCATCACACAGAAAAATGTGCTACTTGCCCGCGTTGCCCTAGCAGACGGCCGACCAGGGGAGGCACTTAATATACTCCGTGCCGAACCACCTCCGGACACGCCAGGCACGCTGCAATTGTCCATTCATCAACTGCGCGCTGCTGCCTACGAAGAGACCAGCGCCCCCCTTGAGGCAGCACGGGAGCGCAGCATGCTCGATCTGTGGTTAACGGACAGCACCGAGATTCAGAAGAACCACGAGAAACTCTGGGAGGATATCAATAACGTCAAGGTACCGGTTCTTCAACAGTCACGAAGTGAGCCACCAGATGTGCTATCCGGCTGGATAGAACTCGCCATAATCACCCAGACACAGCTGCACGATCCCAGCACATTCAAACAACAGGTAGCAGAGTGGGCAAGTCGTTACCCCGGCCATCCTGCTACTCAGACTACTGTGCCTAAGCTTGTCACATCTAGCGAACAGCTGCACACACGTCCTCGCCAGATCGCCTTACTCTTGCCATTTACAGGTCAGTTCTCTCAAGCGGCAGCCGCCGTCCGTGACGGTTTCCTGGCAGCATGGTACGTGGATAGCACGGCGGAAGCGAAACCTATCGTCATGGTATACGACGCTAGCGCATTTAATGTACGCGTAGCGTATCAACGCGCACTCGAACAAGGCGCGGACTTTGTCGTCGGACCGTTGGAAAAGAATGCTGTTGCAGCGCTCGTTGATAGCGGTCCGCTGCCGGTGACAACGCTTGCTCTGAATCGATATGAAGGCAATAGTCAGGCAGCGCAGGGCGATCCGTTGGGCCCTGCAATACCAAGGTTGCTCCAATTTGGCCTCTCACCCGAAGATGAAGCCCGCCAAGTAGCAGAACGCACTTGGTTCGATGGGCATGTTATGGCATTAGTCATCACCCCAGAGGGCGACTGGGGTGACAGAGTATTCAGTGCATTTAGTGATCATTGGCAAGAACTTGGAGGGAAAGTGGTCGAACATGAAGTCTATGTTAGCGAGGCTTCGGATCTTTCTGCGCCAATCAAACGCCTATTAAACGTGGACAGCAGTGACAGTCGCATAAAATCTATCAACAACACGCTCAAACAGAACATGAAATCGGAAAGTCGGCGTCGCCAAGATGTCGATTTTGTCTTCATGGCCGCGGTCCCGCGCAAGGGTCGCCAAATTTGTCCTCAGCTGCGCTTTCACCACGCAGCAGACGTACCAATTTACTCCACGTCTCATATCTTTAGCGGCACAACAGATCGTCGAGCCGACAATGACATGAATGGTGTGGCATTCCCAGACATGCCATGGGTTCTCGATCCAGCGCATTCGCATTCCGATCTCCAAACGTCCCTCGCCAATAATTGGACACAAGAGATGACACGGTACAAGCGACTTTATGCGCTTGGTATTGATTCCTACCGAGTCATCCCGCATCTCGGTAAGTTGGCGGTTCAGCGGTTTGCCCGCTTTGAGGGCGAAACGGGAAGTCTACAGATGGACAAAAAGGGCCGTATACACCGCCAGTTGATCTGGGCCCAGTTCGTCCGTGGGGAACCACAGCTACTCGACGTAGGCGCGCCAGAATAA
- a CDS encoding YraN family protein → MRSSRELGQQAEEIAWLHLQAHGLKPMTRNYHCPRGEIDLIMQDTEFVVFVEVRYRATDRYVHAVESIDARKRLRILATSAYYLQTHKKAARSPCRFDVVIVSGEIDTPNIEWIKNAFQA, encoded by the coding sequence TTGCGCAGCAGCCGCGAACTCGGACAACAGGCGGAGGAGATCGCGTGGCTTCACCTGCAAGCCCACGGCCTGAAACCCATGACACGGAACTATCACTGCCCGCGCGGCGAGATCGATCTCATCATGCAGGACACAGAATTCGTTGTGTTTGTGGAGGTACGCTATCGAGCAACTGACCGCTATGTCCATGCCGTCGAGTCTATTGACGCCCGCAAGCGATTGCGGATCCTTGCCACCTCTGCCTACTACCTCCAGACGCACAAGAAAGCGGCACGAAGTCCGTGTCGATTCGATGTTGTCATCGTTTCTGGTGAAATAGATACCCCAAACATTGAGTGGATCAAAAACGCTTTTCAGGCATAA